Proteins from a single region of Gossypium arboreum isolate Shixiya-1 chromosome 1, ASM2569848v2, whole genome shotgun sequence:
- the LOC108482478 gene encoding zinc finger protein CONSTANS-LIKE 2-like isoform X2 — MLKVSSGEDGYLNNWIHTCDSCQATACTLYCHTDSAYLCHDCDKRIHGDNTTALSHHRVWICDACEAAPAAVTCSADAASLCIECDIQVLSVNPLASRHTRVPIPPITGQICSSSNVQQDDQLPGTMFDTKNEIAALTMELNLEIDEDETDSWLLLEPGNTDNQTMSGFTYGEQLDEYVDVVDTCTESFGPEQSSDQQQLVCVNCPEDSGSDSVVPVQTPRSKNQPLQEETQLQKQQLHSTYFNSEQSGSKAAFTNYPSSSLRVPMLMIAPAGIPNSFTGFPTTTTTTTTTETFPNPWLLMPLQFTSMNREEKVLRYREKRKSRKFEKKIRYASRKAYAETRPRIKGKFARKTDKGIEDDQMFSKEDNGYGVVPSL, encoded by the exons ATGTTGAAAGTGAGCTCCGGTGAAGATGGTTATCTAAACAACTGGATTCATACTTGTGATTCATGTCAAGCAACCGCCTGCACACTTTACTGCCACACTGACTCCGCTTACCTCTGCCATGACTGTGATAAACGTATCCATGGTGACAATACTACCGCCTTGTCGCACCACCGTGTGTGGATTTGCGATGCCTGCGAGGCTGCTCCAGCTGCGGTCACTTGCAGTGCTGATGCAGCATCACTTTGCATCGAATGTGACATCCAAGTACTCTCGGTTAACCCTTTGGCTAGCCGCCACACCAGGGTCCCTATACCTCCGATCACAGGTCAAATATGTTCGTCCTCAAATGTTCAACAGGATGATCAGCTGCCAGGAACCATGTTCGACACCAAAAACGAAATCGCAGCCCTTACTATGGAGCTGAATCTAGAAATTGATGAAGACGAAACAGATTCTTGGTTATTGCTTGAGCCTGGAAACACTGACAACCAGACCATGAGTGGATTCACCTATGGTGAACAACTTGATGAGTACGTAGATGTTGTCGATACATGTACCGAGTCATTCGGCCCAGAACAGTCCTCTGATCAGCAGCAACTTGTGTGTGTGAATTGTCCAGAAGATAGTGGAAGTGATAGTGTTGTTCCTGTTCAAACTCCGAGATCTAAGAATCAACCACTACAAGAAGAGACACAACTGCAGAAACAGCAATTGCATAGTACTTACTTCAATTCAGAGCAGAGCGGATCAAAAGCTGCATTCACTAATTACCCTTCAAGCAGTCTAAGA GTTCCCATGCTGATGATCGCTCCTGCTGGCATCCCAAATTCATTCACTGGATttccaacaacaacaacaacaacaacgacAACTGAAACCTTCCCAAATCCTTGGCTTCTAATGCCATTGCAATTCACATCAATGAATAGGGAAGAAAAGGTTCTAAGATATAGAGAGAAGAGAAAATCAAGAAAGTTTGAGAAGAAAATAAGATATGCATCCAGGAAAGCTTATGCAGAGACTCGACCTCGTATCAAAGGCAAATTTGCGAGGAAAACAGATAAGGGGATTGAAGATGATCAGATGTTCTCAAAGGAAGATAATGGATATGGTGTTGTTCCATCATTATGA
- the LOC108482478 gene encoding zinc finger protein CONSTANS-LIKE 2-like isoform X1, whose product MLKVSSGEDGYLNNWIHTCDSCQATACTLYCHTDSAYLCHDCDKRIHGDNTTALSHHRVWICDACEAAPAAVTCSADAASLCIECDIQVLSVNPLASRHTRVPIPPITGQICSSSNVQQDDQLPGTMFDTKNEIAALTMELNLEIDEDETDSWLLLEPGNTDNQTMSGFTYGEQLDEYVDVVDTCTESFGPEQSSDQQQLVCVNCPEDSGSDSVVPVQTPRSKNQPLQEETQLQKQQLHSTYFNSEQSGSKAAFTNYPSSSLRGAQLLQANGIYHIHVPMLMIAPAGIPNSFTGFPTTTTTTTTTETFPNPWLLMPLQFTSMNREEKVLRYREKRKSRKFEKKIRYASRKAYAETRPRIKGKFARKTDKGIEDDQMFSKEDNGYGVVPSL is encoded by the exons ATGTTGAAAGTGAGCTCCGGTGAAGATGGTTATCTAAACAACTGGATTCATACTTGTGATTCATGTCAAGCAACCGCCTGCACACTTTACTGCCACACTGACTCCGCTTACCTCTGCCATGACTGTGATAAACGTATCCATGGTGACAATACTACCGCCTTGTCGCACCACCGTGTGTGGATTTGCGATGCCTGCGAGGCTGCTCCAGCTGCGGTCACTTGCAGTGCTGATGCAGCATCACTTTGCATCGAATGTGACATCCAAGTACTCTCGGTTAACCCTTTGGCTAGCCGCCACACCAGGGTCCCTATACCTCCGATCACAGGTCAAATATGTTCGTCCTCAAATGTTCAACAGGATGATCAGCTGCCAGGAACCATGTTCGACACCAAAAACGAAATCGCAGCCCTTACTATGGAGCTGAATCTAGAAATTGATGAAGACGAAACAGATTCTTGGTTATTGCTTGAGCCTGGAAACACTGACAACCAGACCATGAGTGGATTCACCTATGGTGAACAACTTGATGAGTACGTAGATGTTGTCGATACATGTACCGAGTCATTCGGCCCAGAACAGTCCTCTGATCAGCAGCAACTTGTGTGTGTGAATTGTCCAGAAGATAGTGGAAGTGATAGTGTTGTTCCTGTTCAAACTCCGAGATCTAAGAATCAACCACTACAAGAAGAGACACAACTGCAGAAACAGCAATTGCATAGTACTTACTTCAATTCAGAGCAGAGCGGATCAAAAGCTGCATTCACTAATTACCCTTCAAGCAGTCTAAGA GGAGCTCAGCTGCTTCAGGCTAATGGCATTTATCATATACAT GTTCCCATGCTGATGATCGCTCCTGCTGGCATCCCAAATTCATTCACTGGATttccaacaacaacaacaacaacaacgacAACTGAAACCTTCCCAAATCCTTGGCTTCTAATGCCATTGCAATTCACATCAATGAATAGGGAAGAAAAGGTTCTAAGATATAGAGAGAAGAGAAAATCAAGAAAGTTTGAGAAGAAAATAAGATATGCATCCAGGAAAGCTTATGCAGAGACTCGACCTCGTATCAAAGGCAAATTTGCGAGGAAAACAGATAAGGGGATTGAAGATGATCAGATGTTCTCAAAGGAAGATAATGGATATGGTGTTGTTCCATCATTATGA